TTCCCGGAAATCCGGTGACCAGCTACCACATGAAGACGTTGCTGCTCTACGAATGCGAGAAGCATCCCCTGGAGACCGAGTGGGACGAGGGCTGTCTGGCTGACCGTATCAACGGTATCTTTCTGCAGCTGATATCCTGTCTTCAGTGTCGAAGATGTCCACATTATTTCTTACCCAATTTGGATTTGTTCAAAGGGAAATCACCCAGCGGCCTGGAAAACGCGGCGAAACAAGTCTGGAGACTTACTAGAGAATTGTTGACTAACAGTCGCGCTCTAGAGAAGCTTTAGCGGTATTTTTTCGGGGAGAAAGGATTCGGTGACTCGCAGGAATCACGTTTACAGAATATCGCTTTCTTTACCCGCTTTTTATCCTCGCTTTCCAACTTGGGAAGTCCACTTTTAACTCGTTACTTTTCTCAACACGCGCTTCAacatatggggatatggggatggtGTAACGAACCTCGTAAACCATAACTATCTTTTTACCTTTTTTGTCTTTTTTTCCACGGGAATAACAAAAGTCAGACTTTCATCGTTGGTGCAGCGACAGATTCCGGTGCTATTTCGTACTGTCAAAAAACGAAAGTAATTGTTGCTAGGTTTTATTTTAGTCTTATTTCGATCGTTCCGATCAGAACGTTAAATTGAACGAATTTAATAGATTATTTCTCGACGTTCACCGAATCACCAAGAGTGCGCActtttgcaaatattattaCCGTGTTTTTTATACAATCGAAAAGCTTTCGCTTATAGCGGAATCTTGTGCTTACTAACGCAGATTAGACGGTGCTCGCGCACCGAGTTACCTGTAACGAGCGTTAAAATATATGAACGATTAATTAACTACTTCGTTAGCTGCTCTCACCCATTTAATAGCTCGTGTGAATCGTCGTGTGATCCGTTGTCGTTAATTAATCTAATGTTTATAATCGGTTAGCGGCGTGCTACCGGCGGCAGTACCTATACGTATTGTTGTATGTACatacttttttatattatttaaacaatatttatttttattcgaatcATTGTTCGAACATACACACacgatgtaaataattaataaacgcaTCTCGTCTCATATTAAATACTCGTTGTTCATGCAATACCCATCATCCCGTCAGtttcaaagaattattttatatcgTATACAATCAACGCTTTGTTCGACTCGTTTTATTACTATACCGTAGTTCACATAAATTCTACTGATACTTAAATCTTAAGTATTCCTTCATGTTTCTAATTTATGAACATTcttgaagaaatttaattttccaatattttagaGAGTATATTTCTAACGTAGCTTTTGACTGTATATCATAGAGGATCGTAAATTTTTACCAAGATATTATTGTCCATCAATTATTCTCCCTATAACTTTCATCTATTGATCATACGAAATATGGCGAATATATCTGAGTACTATGACAATGGATTTACGTCAGTAGATATAATCAAAGCTTTGCTAAATTCATTTTCATGATATTTACCACATTGGAGAAtacttgcaaaatatttttatatatttaaatagaatTCTGCAAATTTTACCAAAAGTTTGGAGCTAACTCAACTGCAGTGGTTTCGTATTCTCGTTTCATAAAAGTGTATCAAGATTACTTTCGCAACAGCCTCATTCGCGACAGTTCACACGAAACGTACCCAAACAATTTGCATATCGTAACGGCCGCAAGAAATTTCACGGAAGCGGTAGAATTCGACCCTGGCCGTTTTCTCGTTGAACAAGAACATAAAATCATCGGAGTATAATTATTATCTACGATATTAACACTTGTGCACGCGTTCGAAGGAGATTGAAACGCCTCGTCAGATGCATCGCTACCGAGTTTCATGGCCACTATACGCCTACGGAGCACGGCCGTGTCCCTTATCTTAATTCTCCCCTGAAATTTCCTCCCTTATCTTTCCACCGCAATGACATTCATTAGCCGATGCCACTCAGTTCCTACACGGTACCGCGTGGCCCGTGCGATCGTTCGAGAATTTACGTTATTATTATTGCCCCGTAAAACAAAGTGAGAGGAAAACGTTTCCTTGCCGAACGCGAGCCACACTTTACGTCCGCAGTATCGCGCACTTTCTTCGCGATTTACAAGCCCTAATGGGTAGAGTTATCGCGGCCGTCATTAAGGCCGCATTTTTTATACCTTTTTCTCCGCGTCTCAATAAAACGACCATAAACAAAACACTCCTCTGGGCACGGGTCCTCCGATAATCAAGAATTTTATCCTCGTCATATCGAGCCCCGAATTTCTTACTTTAACAAGCGTTCGACGAAAGAGTGCAAGAATTTGGTATCTCCAATATTTTTACGGATCCAAGACCGTTTAACGTCGCGTTGGTAAACGTTAACGAACAAGCCCAACGAACAGGACCGAGAAAGTAGCTTTAAATCGAAGGATCAGCGAGTTTGGAGGTAGCCAAGCGTGATCCAACGGGGATCACGAGGGCTCCACCATGACGAAAATTTCGGGGCTTACTCGAAGGGGTTGCGGAGGAATGGCCGAGCCCCGTGTGCCCGTGGACAGGAAATAAAACGAGTCGAATCTGCATAATTCATGGGGTAAGAGGGGTTCGCGTTTGGGGTTAGCCGCCGTACTGCGTTCGTCCTTCGATGTTCCCAACGTATAGGTAGAAGAGGTGGCGCGGATCGATCCAGTCGGGTTTGCCGCGGTTGGCCACGCCCGTGCGGCTCGCCAGCCAGCCGATTGGTCGAACCGCGCGGTTCGGGGCGGAGCCTGTTGAAGGTGATCGCCACGGGCACACCGCACGCCTTCGTGTGGCCCGAAGAGCGGGTGGCGCGGAGGAGGTGAACGACAGCGCAGTCGACAATCTGCTCCTGCACGGAGTCGCTCGCACACCTTTTCCTCCCGCTGCTCGTTCGTATCTCCGTTAACCGGCGCCCTTTTGCGTCGCGACGCGCGATCGTCTCGATATTTCCGCTGGAGAGACCAACGATTACGAGGCGGAGGAGCGAACCGAAACGAGGATACCGCAGATGGCAGAACAGGGACGCGGCTGAAATCGCAGGACCAGAGGTAGATCGAGGAGTTTCGGGCAGAATGCGGTGATCGACGGTAAAAATTGTTAGAAAGAAGCCACCGGAGGCTTCAGGCCGCCGCAACCATGCTGTTGCCGGCCGATATGCTGGCGGCCCAGTCCAAGATGGTCTATCAGATCAACAAGTATTTCGGGGAACGCGTGATGACCAGAAAGAGTCAAGTGATGAAGACGATCCAGGAGGTGTGTCGAGTGGTGCAGGACGTACTGAAGGAAGTAGAGGTCCAGGAACCGCGGTTCATCTCGTCGTTGACCGACTACAACGGCCGCTTCGACGGTCTGGACGTGATTTCGCCGACGGAGTTCGAGATCGTGATCTACCTTAACCAGATGGGAGTTCTAAATTTCGTGGACGACGGCACGCTACCGGGTTGCGCGGTGCTAAAGCTCAGCGACGGTCGAAAGAGGTCCATGTCCCTCTGGGTAGAATTCATCACCGCGTCTGGCTACCTGTCGGCCAGAAAGATCCGCTCGAGATTCCAGACCCTGGTGGCGCAGGCTTGCGACAAATGCGCCTACAGAGATTCCGTGAAAATGATAGCGGACACCACCGAAGTGAAGCTGCGTATCAGAGAGCGATACGTGGTGCAGATCACCCCGGCCTTCAAGTGTGCCGGACTCTGGCCAAGATCGGCCTCCCACTGGCCCATAGCGCACATACCCTGGCCACATCCTAACATCGTGGCGGAAGTGAAAACCGAAGGATTCGATATGCTGTCGAAGGAGTGTATAGGTCTGCAAGGGAAGCAGTCGGCGATGGAGGGCGACGCTTGGGCGTTGTCCTTCATAGACGCGGAGAACCGTCTGCTGCAAGGTGGCAGTCGTAAGCGTTGTCTGAGTATCTTGAAGACTCTCAGAGACAGACATCTGGATCTACCTGGCAACCCCGTCACCAGTTACCACATGAAGACCCTGTTACTGTACGAGTGCGAGAAACATCCCCACGAGGCTGAGTGGGACGAGACGTGCATCGGAGACCGCATCAATGGAATACTGTTGCAATTGATCTCTTGCCTGCAGTGTCGCAGGTGTCCACATTATTTCCTACCTAATCTCGACCTGTTCAAGGGAAAATCGCCCAGTGGGCTGGAGAACGCGGCCAAACAGGTGTGGAGACTCACCAGGGAGCTTCTCACGAACAGCCGCGCCCTGGAGAAACTGTAGTTAATGTTTCGATTTACTTGGAGATTGTATATTGAGAAGCTGTCTTAATCGGTGTACCGACCATTCGCGAACTGTAGAGAAATTCCGAATACCATTTGCTGGACTGGCTGAGAATTTTCGAGAAGCAAACTGGAAGTACTCGTCGTTCAGAAGACTAGTGTGTGTTTGCGAAAGCGAGAACGATCGCTGGGTgcgtgtgtgattttgtggtcccGAGGACGATCTTGAACCAGTGCCATAAATACGATGACGAATTTTCTGTTTGACTCGAAACACGAATGTTCCCTGTCAG
The Megachile rotundata isolate GNS110a chromosome 5, iyMegRotu1, whole genome shotgun sequence DNA segment above includes these coding regions:
- the LOC100883216 gene encoding protein mab-21, translating into MLLPADMLAAQSKMVYQINKYFGERVMTRKSQVMKTIQEVCRVVQDVLKEVEVQEPRFISSLTDYNGRFDGLDVISPTEFEIVIYLNQMGVLNFVDDGTLPGCAVLKLSDGRKRSMSLWVEFITASGYLSARKIRSRFQTLVAQACDKCAYRDSVKMIADTTEVKLRIRERYVVQITPAFKCAGLWPRSASHWPIAHIPWPHPNIVAEVKTEGFDMLSKECIGLQGKQSAMEGDAWALSFIDAENRLLQGGSRKRCLSILKTLRDRHLDLPGNPVTSYHMKTLLLYECEKHPHEAEWDETCIGDRINGILLQLISCLQCRRCPHYFLPNLDLFKGKSPSGLENAAKQVWRLTRELLTNSRALEKL